Proteins from one Mercurialis annua linkage group LG7, ddMerAnnu1.2, whole genome shotgun sequence genomic window:
- the LOC126657470 gene encoding BTB/POZ domain-containing protein At2g04740, with translation MASPTKPRWTLEQELDCIDLDPSDFTSSLPLKKVPNGDIYEASRCGDVPRLSYLLETGVNVNARDRWDSVALYYACLAGHLDAARMLLENGAICSEHTFDGDRCHYAALNLKVRKLLKAFEARPPPLGALQSALRDTFLGCVGNRVYLEQAELGGFEIPGVSTNGMSNSNHFPPDVAFFIQGRPIEAHRVILSARSPFFKKKFETDWRDRREVRFAKEKLSYPALYSLIHFFYSDRLEIVVDDMEDLVRICKVCKCESLQRILEKELIHQKYADYKALRDVDNSQKRYILQGASLPEEDRLPAALHGILKTSLAKSSLVQNLDGSVDRLAYSFGAMQMSDSVEDLADVCIKVDNKIFRCHQVILASRSEYFRARLSRMNDFHEGKDGLPINSLPCLVEHDLSMETLEKMLEYMYTDSLKDIDPDQAEEMFDAASRYLLFPLKRAVADVLLPHLEMVSPAEICHWLVLADMYGVLKIREYCLDIIASDFEIFADTCEFRAMLLTLPPPSGDSSLRTTAPSAPGAAINTDQGNLLDDLREKWLEAEAAELDERDESALLFDKRLEMLMIVAEKEKSEEPNYGTED, from the exons ATGGCTTCACCAACAAAACCCAGATGGACACTGGAACAAGAGCTAGACTGCATAGACCTAGACCCCTCCGATTTCACCTCATCACTGCCCCTCAAAAAGGTCCCAAACGGCGACATATACGAAGCCTCCCGTTGCGGCGACGTACCCCGATTAAGCTACCTACTCGAAACTGGCGTCAACGTGAACGCCCGCGACCGGTGGGACTCGGTGGCGCTGTACTACGCTTGTCTAGCGGGGCATTTGGATGCTGCTAGAATGTTGCTTGAAAATGGAGCTATTTGTTCAGAACATACATTTGATGGAGATAGATGTCATTATGCTGCTTTGAATTTGAAAGTTCGGAAGCTTTTGAAAGCTTTTGAAGCTAGGCCCCCTCCTTTGGGGGCTTTGCAGAGTGCTTTGAGGGACACTTTTTTGGGGTGTGTTGGTAATAGAGTTTATTTGGAACAAGCTGAATTGGGTGGCTTTGAAATTCCAG GTGTTTCGACCAATGGGATGTCCAACTCCAACCATTTCCCTCCAGATGTGGCCTTTTTCATTCAAGGTAGGCCAATTGAAGCTCACAGAGTGATATTAAGCGCTCGGTCACCATTTTTTAAGAAGAAGTTTGAAACTGATTGGAGAGACCGACGTGAAGTAAGATTTGCAAAGGAAAAATTGTCTTATCCTGCTCTTTACAGCCTCATTCACTTCTTCTATTCTGACAGACTAGAGATTGTAGTGGATGACATGGAAGATCTTGTAAGAATCTGCAAAGTGTGCAAATGTGAATCCCTACAGAGGATCCTTGAGAAAGAACTGATTCATCAAAAATATGCAGATTACAAAGCACTGAGAGATGTAGACAACTCTCAGAAGCGGTATATCTTACAGGGTGCATCGCTTCCTGAGGAAGACAGGCTTCCTGCTGCCTTGCATGGCATCCTGAAGACTTCCCTAGCAAAATCCAGCCTGGTACAAAATCTGGATGGCAGTGTTGATAGGTTAGCATATTCCTTTGGTGCTATGCAGATGAGTGATTCTGTAGAGGATCTTGCCGATGTTTGTATAAAAGTAGATAATAAGATTTTTCGCTGCCATCAAGTAATTTTAGCATCAAGGTCAGAGTACTTTAGAGCAAGATTATCCCGGATGAATGATTTTCATGAAGGGAAGGATGGATTGCCTATTAATAGTCTTCCATGTCTAGTAGAACATGATTTGAGCATGGAGACATTGGAGAAAATGTTGGAGTACAT GTATACTGACAGTTTGAAGGATATAGACCCAGATCAG GCAGAGGAGATGTTTGATGCTGCTTCGAGATACCTTTTATTTCCTCTTAAGCGTGCTGTAGCAGATGTATTGTTGCCACACCTGGAAATGGTTTCACCCGCAGAAATATGTCATTGGCTTGTTTTGGCAGACAT GTATGGCGTCCTGAAGATTCGAGAATACTGTCTTGATATAATAGCTAGTGACTTTGAGATATTTGCTGATACCTGTGAATTCCGTGCAATGCTTCTAACGCTGCCTCCACCCTCCGGAGATTCTTCACTCCGCACCACAGCTCCAAGTGCTCCAGGAGCTGCTATAAACACAGACCAGGGAAATCTTCTCGATGATTTGCGAGAGAAATGGCTTGAAGCCGAGGCTGCTGAGCTTGACGAGAGAGATGAGAGCGCATTACTTTTCGACAAGCGCCTTGAGATGCTTATGATTGTGGCAGAGAAAGAGAAGTCTGAAGAACCTAACTATGGTACAGAAGACTGA
- the LOC126654897 gene encoding fimbrin-5, whose protein sequence is MSSGFVGILVSDPWLQSQFTQVELRTLKSKYVLIRTQANRVTVADLPPEFVKLRAFTEVFNEDEIRVILKESYANAEEELDFETFLRAYLNVQTRVPAKSGGRKLRYSSSFLKASTTTFQHNINESEKASYVAHINNYLGEDPILKKYLPIDPSTNALFELVKGGVLLCKLINVAVPGTIDERAINTKKEMNPWERNENHTLCLNSSKAIGCTVVNIGTQDLVEARPYLVLGLISQIIKIQLLADLNLKKTPQLVELVDDSKDVEELMGLPPEKVLLKWMNFHLKKAGYSKEVTNFSSDVKDGEAYVYLLNTLAPELSTPAAKTVSDPTQRAKLVLEQAEKLECKRYLNAKDIVEGSPNLNLAFVAQIFQHRNGLSSDTTNMPFAEMMEEDDAQTSREERCFRLWINSVGVVTYVNNVFEDVRNGWVLLEVLDKVAPGSVNWKQTTRPPIKMPFRKVENCNQVIKIGKEELHFSLVNVAGNDFVQGNKKLILAFLWQLMRSTMIQLLKNLRSHSFLSHGKGITDADILSWANNKVKKAGKTSQMDSFKDRRLSNGLFFLDLLGAVEPRVVNWSVVTKGESDEDKKLNATYIISVARKLGCSIFLLPEDIIEVNQKMMLTLTASIMYWYLQHQSVEPLSSVAEESADNSDITMDDADSDSAMSP, encoded by the exons ATGTCTTCAGGTTTTGTGGGTATACTTGTTTCTGATCCATGGCTTCAGAGCCAGTTTACGCAAGTTGAGCTACGTACCCTCAAATCCAAG TATGTATTAATAAGGACGCAGGCGAATCGTGTTACAGTGGCGGATTTGCCTCCTGAATTTGTGAAATTGAGAGCTTTTACTGAGGTTTTTAATGAGGACGAGATTAGGGTTATATTGAAGGAATCTTATGCTAATGCCGAAGAAGAGTTGGATTTCGAAACCTTCCTCAGG GCGTATTTGAATGTGCAAACAAGAGTACCTGCAAAATCAGGTGGTAGAAAACTGAGATATTCTTCTTCATTTCTTAAGGCATCCACAACTACTTTTCAACATAACATTAATGAATCCGAAAAGGCTTCGTATGTTGCCCATATTAACAACTACTTGGGAGAAGATCCAATCTTGAAGAAATATCTTCCTATAGATCCATCAACTAATGCTTTATTTGAACTTGTAAAAGGTGGAGTTCTTCTTTG TAAGCTTATCAATGTGGCTGTTCCTGGCACTATCGATGAGCGAGCTATTAACACAAAGAAAGAGATGAATCCATGGGAGAGAAATGAGAACCACACTCTTTGCCTCAACTCTTCAAAGGCTATCGGCTGCACAGTTGTTAATATCGGAACACAGGACCTTGTTGAAGCCAGA CCTTATTTGGTACTTGGATTAATTTCTCAAATTATTAAG ATTCAACTGTTAGCAGATCTTAATCTTAAGAAAACTCCTCAACTCGTAGAACTAGTGGATGACAGCAAG GATGTGGAGGAGCTCATGGGATTACCACCTGAAAAAGTTTTACTGAAGTGGATGAATTTTCATCTCAAGAAAGCTGGTTACAGTAAAGAGGTTACGAATTTCTCTTCTGATGTGAAG GACGGAGAGGCGTATGTTTACCTGCTTAATACTCTTGCCCCGGAACTCAGTACCCCAGCCGCCAAAACTGTTAGTGATCCTACCCAGAGAGCAAAGCTGGTCCTTGAGCAGGCAGAGAAACTGGAGTGCAAAAGATACCTTAATGCTAAAGACATCGTTGAAGGCTCCCCAAATCTTAATCTTGCATTTGTGGCACAGATATTTCAGCACCG GAATGGATTGTCATCCGACACTACAAACATGCCCTTTGCGGAGATGATGGAGGAGGATGATGCTCAAACTTCTCGGGAAGAGAGATGTTTCCGCCTCTGGATCAACAGTGTTGGAGTTGTAACTTATGTTAATAATGTTTTTGAGGATGTCAGAAATGG ATGGGTCCTTTTAGAAGTACTGGACAAAGTTGCACCAGGCTCTGTTAATTGGAAGCAAACCACTAGGCCTCCTATAAAGATGCCATTCCGAAAAGTCGAGAATTGCAACCAAGTTATAAAAATAGGAAAGGAAGAATTGCATTTTTCTCTTGTGAATGTTGCTGGGAATGACTTTGTCCAAGGAAATAAGAAGCTCATATTAG CATTTCTATGGCAGTTAATGAGATCGACTATGATTCAACTCTTAAAAAATTTGAGATCTCACTCCTTCTTATCCCATGGTAAAGGAATTACAGATGCTGACATCCTAAGCTGGGCAAATAACAAAGTGAAGAAAGCAGGTAAAACATCTCAAATGGACAGCTTCAAG GATAGGAGGCTTTCCAATGGACTTTTCTTTCTCGATCTTCTTGGTGCCGTGGAGCCAAGGGTAGTCAATTGGAGTGTTGTCACCAAGGGAGAAAGTG ATGAAGATAAGAAGTTAAATGCGACATATATAATCAGTGTTGCCCGTAAGCTTGGATGCTCGATTTTCTTATTGCCTGAAGACATTATAGAG GTAAACCAGAAGATGATGCTTACTTTGACAGCAAGCATAATGTATTGGTATCTGCAGCATCAGTCCGTGGAGCCATTGTCGTCTGTTGCTGAAGAAAGCGCTGATAATTCTGATATTACTATGGATGATGCTGATTCAGATTCTGCCATGTCCCCTTAG